The genomic interval CTCGACTTTAAAACTGATGCCGCACTTCGAAAAGCCTTACGAGAAGAAACGCGCGAAGCGACCGTCTTGATCGTTGCTCAGCGTGTCAGCACGGTCATTGATGCCGATCAAATCATCGTCCTGGATGAAGGGAAGTCGCCGGAATCGGGACACACGATGAATTGTTTGCTGACAATGCCGTCTATCAGGAAATCGTGAAGTCACAACTATCAGAGGAGGAAATCGCATGAGTGAGAAAAACGACCTGCCGGCGGTCCTCCGCCTGGTGGTCCGGTGCGGAAATATGATGATGCTCGGAGAAAAACCAAAGGATTTCAAAGCAACGTTCGTCGTTTGCTTCGGTATCTGCGTCCGCGTCGGACGGCACTCGTTGGTGTTTTCCTTGCAGCCATCCTCAGTACGGTCTCATGATTGCCGGTCCGAAAATCATGGGGACGGCAATCACGGAATTGTTTGAAGGGCATATGCCGAAGTTCCAAGGTGTGCCGGGAGCGGCGATCGATTTCACGAAAATCGGACAGATCCTGCTCTGGCTCGCTGGACTGTATATCATCAGTAGTCTGTTTAATTACTTGCAACAGTATTTGATGTCGGGTATACGCTCAAAAACGGTCTATGATTTACGCGAGGACGTCAATCATAAACTCCGAACGCCTGCCGTTAAAATACTACGATGGTCGTCCGAACGGGGAGACACTCAGCCGCGTGACGAACGATATCGATACGATCGGCAGTACGTTACAACAAAGTGTGACATCGTTCATCACTCGATCGTGACAATCGTCGGGATTTTGATCATGATGTTGACGATCAGTCCATTGTTAACACTGATTTCACTCGTTTCGTTACCCGTTTCAATTTTTGCGAATTCGTCGATTTTGAAACGATCCCAAAAATACTTTGCCGACCAACAACGGACGCTTGGACAATTGAACGGACACGTCGAAGAAATGTATACCGGACACTCGGTCGTCAAGGCATTCGGACATGAACGCAAAGCGGTCGAGCAATTTTGATGCGTCAACGAAGAATTGTATGAAGCAGGGCGTAAAGCGCAGTTCATCTCCGGGATCATCATGCCGATGATGATGTTCATCGGGAATATCAGTTTACGTTCTGATCAGTATCGTCGGTGGGATTCTTGTCACGCAACGGGCGATCTCGATCGGGGATATCCAAGCATTCATCACCTATACACGCCAGTTCACGCAACCGATCACTCAGACGGCGAACATCGCGAACATCGTCCAATCGACGTCGCAGCAGCAGAACGTGTCTTCGAATTATTGGACGAAGAAGAAGAGATCAAGGAAGTGACGACACATCGTCTCACGCGGGCTGAAGGAGCGGTTGCGTTCGAACACGTTGATTTTGGTTACGGAACCGACCTCTTGATCGAGGATATGAACATCGATGTCGCACCGGGACAAACGGTCGCAATCGTTGGTCCGACGGGTGCCGGTAAGACGACGATGATCAATCTATTGAGCGCTTTTATGAGTTGAACGGGGGAACGATCCGGATTGACGGTATCGATACCCGCGAGATGTCACGCGAAGACTTCGGGACGACGTTCGGTATGGTCTTAGCAAGATACGTGGCTCTTCAACGGTACGATCCGAGATAACCTTGCTTATGGTAAAAGTGGGGCGACCGAGGAGGAAATCATCGCGGCAGCCAAAACGGCGCACGCTGATCACTTCATCCGGACGTTGCCGGACGGGTATGATACGGTCTTGAACGAGGAAGCCTCGAACATCTCGCAAGGTCAGAAACAGTTGTTGACGATTGCGCGGGCCGTTCTTGCCGATCCGCCGATCATGATTCTCGATGAAGCGACCTCTAG from Exiguobacterium acetylicum DSM 20416 carries:
- a CDS encoding ABC transporter ATP-binding protein, translating into MIAGPKIMGTAITELFEGHMPKFQGVPGAAIDFTKIGQILLWLAGLYIISSLFNYLQQYLMSGIRSKTVYDLREDVNHKLRTPAVKILRWSSERGDTQPRDERYRYDRQYVTTKCDIVHHSIVTIVGILIMMLTISPLLTLISLVSLPVSIFANSSILKRSQKYFADQQRTLGQLNGHVEEMYTGHSVVKAFGHERKAVEQF